In Prochlorococcus marinus XMU1411, one genomic interval encodes:
- a CDS encoding nucleotide sugar dehydrogenase yields MNYKIKNICCIGAGFVGGPSMAVIASKCPNINVTVVDINEKRIEAWNDKNLSNLPIYEPGLDVLIKKCRDKNLFFKTNIEQAIFEADMIFLSVNTPTKQTGVGAGQALDLRWVEASARQISKFSTGNTIVVEKSTLPVRTAETVKSILISNKDSLDKKNMPNSKSFSVLSNPEFLAEGTSINDLENPDRVLIGGDDLKAIEALENIYLNWVEPQKILKTNLWSSELSKLTANAFLAQRISSINSISAICESTGADISDVAEAVGMDNRIGSNFLKAGPGFGGSCFKKDILNLVYLSNYYGLEEVASYWEKILDINNWQQKRISEIIVHKLFGTLSNKCIGILGFAFKANTNDTRESPAINICRDLIEEGAKLKIYDPKVNNLQIDMDLKNACISSNVEYSSDSWLVEDNLYKTANNSDALVVLTEWEEFANINWHEISCIMRSPSWLFDTRGITNKYIAKKNNINIWQVGV; encoded by the coding sequence ATGAATTATAAGATAAAAAATATTTGTTGTATTGGAGCTGGTTTCGTAGGTGGTCCTTCTATGGCAGTTATTGCTTCTAAATGTCCAAATATTAATGTAACGGTAGTAGATATTAATGAAAAAAGGATTGAAGCATGGAATGATAAGAATCTCTCAAATTTACCAATATATGAACCAGGTTTAGATGTATTAATAAAGAAATGTAGAGATAAGAATCTGTTTTTCAAAACTAATATTGAACAAGCAATATTTGAAGCGGATATGATTTTCTTATCTGTTAATACTCCTACTAAACAAACAGGAGTAGGAGCAGGACAAGCATTAGATCTAAGATGGGTTGAAGCATCTGCTAGACAGATTTCAAAATTTTCAACTGGAAATACTATTGTGGTTGAGAAGAGTACACTGCCCGTAAGAACTGCAGAGACAGTTAAATCAATCCTCATTTCTAACAAAGATTCATTAGATAAAAAAAATATGCCCAATTCAAAAAGTTTTTCGGTTCTATCAAACCCTGAATTTCTCGCTGAGGGTACTTCAATTAATGATTTAGAAAATCCTGATAGAGTACTAATTGGTGGAGATGATTTAAAAGCTATAGAAGCGCTTGAAAATATTTATTTAAATTGGGTGGAACCTCAAAAAATTTTAAAAACAAATTTATGGAGTTCTGAATTAAGTAAACTAACAGCTAATGCCTTCCTTGCTCAAAGAATAAGTTCAATTAATTCAATTTCAGCAATATGTGAATCTACTGGAGCTGATATTAGCGATGTAGCCGAAGCAGTTGGAATGGATAATAGAATTGGTTCAAATTTTTTGAAAGCAGGTCCAGGCTTTGGAGGCAGTTGTTTTAAAAAAGATATTTTGAATCTTGTTTATTTAAGTAATTATTATGGCTTGGAGGAAGTAGCCTCTTATTGGGAGAAAATTTTAGATATTAATAATTGGCAACAAAAAAGGATTTCAGAAATTATAGTCCACAAACTCTTTGGAACCCTATCAAATAAATGTATAGGTATATTAGGTTTTGCATTTAAAGCAAACACAAATGATACTCGTGAATCTCCTGCAATTAATATTTGTAGGGATTTAATAGAAGAAGGAGCTAAACTAAAAATATACGATCCAAAAGTCAACAACCTACAAATTGATATGGATTTAAAAAATGCATGTATTAGTAGTAATGTTGAATACAGTAGTGACTCATGGTTAGTAGAAGATAATTTATATAAAACTGCAAATAATTCAGATGCTCTGGTTGTATTAACAGAATGGGAGGAATTTGCAAATATTAATTGGCATGAGATTTCATGTATTATGAGATCACCATCTTGGCTTTTTGATACACGAGGAATTACAAATAAATATATCGCAAAGAAAAATAATATAAATATTTGGCAAGTAGGTGTTTAA
- a CDS encoding class I SAM-dependent methyltransferase: MMNKIKFEKVINSELFSNYINSKGVWIRKGFKNYQGYADNFGLQWNKFQLTQFDSYNGTSNSEQRLFQCSGWNSNSLKNKFVLEIGSGAGRFTEILLKYGAKVVSIDMSNAVFANSKNNSCENLLLIKESLYNLPLNYNSFDFVLCYGVVQHTPNLVKTYLTCIEFSKSNGLCAFDHYKKYYIPNPYYHPKYFWRPITKNIDPKILLKIIETYIPLYFDFDTFIKSIPKIGNVLAGCIPIPCWNYSGKESVIQEKTNLIEWSIMDTFDALGAKYDEPWSLRKLKKFATNLPVKKFNVGVGGNGILLNTYGNLNC, encoded by the coding sequence ATGATGAACAAAATTAAGTTTGAGAAAGTCATCAATAGTGAATTGTTCTCAAATTATATAAATAGTAAAGGTGTTTGGATTAGAAAGGGTTTTAAAAATTATCAGGGATATGCTGATAATTTTGGATTACAATGGAATAAATTTCAATTAACTCAATTTGATTCATATAATGGGACATCAAATTCTGAACAAAGATTATTTCAATGTTCAGGATGGAATTCTAATTCTCTTAAAAATAAATTTGTTTTAGAAATTGGTTCTGGGGCTGGAAGATTTACTGAAATTTTACTTAAGTATGGTGCAAAAGTAGTCAGTATAGATATGTCAAATGCAGTTTTTGCAAATTCAAAAAATAATTCTTGCGAAAATCTCTTATTGATAAAAGAAAGTCTTTATAACCTACCTCTAAATTATAATTCTTTTGATTTTGTATTATGTTATGGCGTTGTTCAACATACACCAAATTTAGTTAAAACATATTTAACATGTATAGAGTTTTCAAAATCTAATGGCTTATGTGCTTTTGATCACTATAAAAAATATTATATTCCTAACCCTTATTATCATCCTAAATATTTTTGGCGCCCAATTACAAAAAATATTGATCCAAAAATTTTATTAAAAATAATAGAAACTTATATACCTTTATATTTTGATTTTGATACTTTTATTAAAAGTATTCCCAAAATTGGTAATGTTTTAGCAGGTTGTATTCCTATACCATGTTGGAATTATTCTGGTAAGGAAAGTGTTATTCAAGAAAAAACAAACCTAATAGAGTGGTCTATTATGGATACTTTTGATGCTTTAGGAGCTAAATATGACGAACCATGGAGTTTAAGAAAGTTAAAAAAATTTGCAACTAATTTACCAGTTAAGAAATTTAATGTAGGAGTAGGAGGTAATGGGATATTACTAAATACTTATGGGAATTTAAATTGTTAG
- a CDS encoding glycosyltransferase yields the protein MAKILYLTTGAISKKQGGSGLFNYQVIEYFFKKKHDLTLGIWSENEFLSKFDSKKYFKQILESNNSGGENKVESGSIELKIFNYESQIDYEINTRYSKRFRFFSNLFPYFVSSKELKLKYKLLDKLHQEPYDRVLIFADFGWIIASLFFSKKGLIIFGDSRELKHLELFISNCKLLINKNLKIKNLKSTLISFIVFINLYLQSIFVIKLIKYSKRKKKNNLKLSTFSPFEKYFYNLRGLDISLTKYFTPQPEELNTLNNKKEGFHIIHVGDLRTTASSLMISEMIKILNDFENIYEENIIINLVGHFDYNSEKAFSKISKNIKVNFLGNIENIQDLYSSNDVFFAPMNYHVGIRTRIISALSNSIPVIAHKSSGYGLIEAINDRDLFLCDDHNDFVQKLYLLAKNPEISKKLSKKGRILWDKSYNPKYNLPLLEETLFS from the coding sequence ATGGCAAAAATACTTTATTTAACTACAGGAGCAATATCAAAAAAGCAAGGCGGTTCAGGCTTATTTAATTATCAAGTAATAGAGTATTTTTTTAAAAAAAAACATGATTTAACCCTTGGGATCTGGTCTGAAAATGAATTTTTAAGCAAATTTGATTCCAAAAAATACTTTAAACAGATTCTTGAAAGTAATAATTCAGGGGGGGAAAATAAAGTTGAATCAGGATCAATAGAATTAAAAATTTTTAATTATGAAAGTCAAATAGATTATGAAATTAATACTAGATATTCAAAAAGATTTAGATTTTTTTCTAATCTTTTTCCCTACTTTGTTTCCTCAAAAGAACTCAAATTAAAATATAAATTATTAGATAAACTACATCAAGAGCCATATGATAGGGTTTTAATTTTTGCAGATTTCGGTTGGATAATTGCAAGCCTTTTTTTCTCAAAAAAAGGCTTAATTATTTTTGGAGATAGTAGAGAACTGAAACATCTTGAACTTTTTATATCTAATTGTAAACTCTTAATAAATAAAAATTTAAAAATAAAAAATTTAAAATCAACTTTAATTAGTTTTATTGTTTTCATTAATCTATATCTTCAAAGTATATTTGTTATTAAATTGATAAAATATTCAAAAAGAAAAAAGAAAAATAATTTAAAGCTTTCTACATTTAGTCCATTTGAGAAATACTTTTATAATTTAAGAGGCCTTGACATAAGTTTAACAAAATATTTTACTCCTCAACCTGAAGAATTAAATACATTAAATAACAAAAAAGAAGGATTTCATATTATACACGTTGGAGATTTAAGAACTACTGCTAGTTCATTAATGATAAGCGAAATGATCAAAATACTTAATGATTTTGAGAATATTTATGAAGAGAATATCATTATTAACTTAGTTGGACATTTTGATTATAATTCTGAAAAAGCATTCAGCAAAATTTCAAAAAATATTAAGGTAAATTTCCTTGGAAATATTGAAAATATTCAAGATCTATATTCTTCTAATGATGTTTTTTTTGCACCAATGAATTACCATGTTGGCATTCGTACAAGAATAATAAGTGCCTTATCAAATTCAATTCCAGTAATTGCCCATAAAAGTAGTGGGTATGGATTGATTGAAGCCATTAATGATAGAGACTTATTTCTATGCGATGATCATAATGATTTTGTTCAAAAACTTTATTTATTAGCAAAAAATCCTGAGATTTCGAAAAAATTATCTAAAAAAGGAAGAATATTATGGGATAAATCTTATAATCCAAAGTATAACCTCCCTTTACTAGAAGAAACTTTGTTTAGTTGA
- a CDS encoding KpsF/GutQ family sugar-phosphate isomerase produces MKCEILISIGELVDKITILQIKSEKIKNPISLKNIKYELFILQKKFDLLDLSNSLKSLERKLFETNYSLWNVCEQRRNLDREKSFGENYVELSKLEYKLNDERAKIKKLINKITNSDIKEEKSYNELQDKDNYITDLEENKNLKDIGRKVINDAIFGLIKLNQSLNSNFVFFCEEIEKNVGKVIFCGIGKSGHIAKKLSATFSSLGISSIFLHASEALHGDMGVIKENDCVIFISKSGEANEFPPIISLCNKKKISVLAITFSEKSSLTKLIDKERVLLLPDTGEACSLGLAPTTSAIVTLSIGDAIALTVSQRKNHSKDDFAEVHPAGKLGKMLTPVHQVMHKKLPIIRINELKFSDILTKFIQGRFGIVGVVDEEDKLLGIISDFDLRKLIEKGEINNPISAVNKNFCRINKEITLGEAANYLKEKRIISCFVLEDDFKIVGLISVYDVLEII; encoded by the coding sequence ATGAAATGTGAGATATTAATATCTATAGGAGAATTAGTAGATAAAATTACAATCTTACAAATAAAATCAGAGAAAATTAAGAACCCAATTTCTTTAAAAAATATAAAATACGAATTATTTATTCTTCAAAAAAAATTTGATTTGTTGGATTTATCGAACTCTTTAAAATCTTTAGAGAGAAAATTATTTGAAACAAACTATAGTTTATGGAATGTTTGTGAACAACGAAGAAACTTAGATAGAGAAAAATCTTTTGGGGAAAACTATGTTGAATTATCCAAACTGGAATATAAATTGAATGATGAAAGAGCTAAAATCAAAAAGCTAATTAACAAAATTACTAACAGTGATATTAAAGAAGAAAAAAGTTATAATGAACTACAAGATAAAGATAATTACATAACAGATCTTGAGGAAAATAAAAACTTAAAAGACATAGGTAGGAAAGTTATAAATGACGCAATCTTTGGACTAATAAAATTAAATCAAAGCCTTAACTCAAATTTTGTTTTCTTTTGCGAAGAAATTGAAAAAAATGTTGGAAAAGTAATTTTCTGTGGAATAGGCAAATCAGGACACATTGCAAAAAAACTTTCTGCAACATTTTCTTCCCTTGGTATTTCCTCAATCTTTCTTCATGCCTCAGAGGCTTTACATGGAGATATGGGCGTAATAAAAGAAAACGATTGCGTGATTTTCATCTCAAAATCAGGGGAAGCAAATGAATTTCCACCAATTATTTCTTTATGTAATAAAAAAAAAATAAGTGTTTTAGCAATAACTTTCTCTGAAAAATCTTCGTTAACTAAGTTAATCGATAAAGAAAGGGTACTTTTATTACCAGATACTGGAGAAGCATGTTCTTTAGGATTAGCTCCAACAACCTCTGCAATTGTTACTTTATCAATTGGCGATGCAATAGCACTTACAGTATCTCAAAGAAAAAATCACAGCAAAGATGATTTTGCAGAAGTTCACCCTGCAGGCAAATTAGGAAAAATGTTAACACCTGTTCATCAAGTTATGCATAAAAAACTACCTATAATAAGAATAAATGAATTGAAATTTAGTGATATTTTAACCAAATTTATTCAAGGAAGATTTGGGATAGTAGGAGTTGTAGATGAAGAAGATAAGCTATTAGGAATAATTTCAGATTTTGACCTTCGAAAATTAATTGAAAAAGGAGAAATTAATAATCCTATATCAGCAGTAAATAAAAATTTTTGCAGAATTAATAAGGAAATAACTCTTGGAGAAGCAGCAAATTATTTAAAAGAAAAAAGAATAATCTCATGCTTTGTATTAGAAGATGATTTTAAAATAGTTGGTTTAATAAGTGTTTATGATGTTCTTGAAATTATATAA
- a CDS encoding sugar phosphate nucleotidyltransferase, which yields MKYTLLIQAGGSGKRLKTFTKNKPKALVTYNSKPLVSHLIDVFSIRNICERVIIIVDYKEDIFMEYLPYLKNFHPEIKIDLISSKPAKGTVAGLKKTIKEFDISSPILYSWCDLVPTYDYQYYKKMIKEVIKIKDKITIFYSKGVTCRWSIERKNNKINLIEKSSSEKGVLGIFYIPNKKLIDFYGDSGEFVRLMSEKINFKFINIKSIDGFLELGDYENLISLYNEKNTTRYFNKIKFDNGKIIKESVFKDFQKLIKREYKWYLEVLKLGYMDIPKGIIKDGNKLIMEKINGKSYFEIQNEDEMLQYTKYCYSSLSNLHNLNKVPIKINSLEEVYLNKTIQRIESVFSLLPKKESKILINNIECINLVAHSNWRDLLKEKFKRLSFISHFRPIHGDPTLSNNIYKSDSNCVKFIDPRGYFYDEGIYGDPRYDLAKLYYSIKGGYDFFNRKLFDYEYNEKVFNFSIWRKDNLYLKSIKWLEKKIKNIDDIKIIHSFIWLSLTGYCVDDYDSIITSYFIGCQYFSLLKK from the coding sequence ATGAAATATACACTTTTAATACAAGCTGGAGGAAGTGGGAAGAGACTTAAAACTTTTACCAAAAATAAACCTAAAGCATTAGTTACATATAATTCAAAACCTTTAGTAAGTCATTTAATAGATGTTTTTTCAATTAGAAACATATGTGAAAGAGTAATAATTATTGTTGATTATAAAGAGGATATTTTTATGGAATATTTGCCTTACTTGAAAAATTTCCATCCTGAAATAAAGATTGACCTTATATCAAGTAAACCAGCCAAAGGGACTGTAGCAGGTCTAAAAAAAACAATTAAAGAATTTGATATTTCATCACCAATTTTATATTCATGGTGTGATTTAGTTCCTACTTATGATTACCAATACTATAAAAAAATGATAAAGGAAGTTATTAAGATAAAAGATAAGATTACAATTTTCTATTCAAAAGGAGTAACTTGTCGTTGGTCCATAGAAAGAAAAAATAACAAAATTAATCTAATTGAAAAATCATCCTCCGAAAAAGGAGTTTTAGGTATATTTTATATTCCCAATAAAAAATTAATTGATTTTTATGGAGATTCTGGAGAATTTGTTCGTTTAATGAGCGAAAAAATTAATTTTAAATTTATAAACATAAAATCAATAGATGGATTTCTTGAACTTGGTGATTATGAAAATCTAATATCACTTTACAACGAAAAAAATACGACTCGTTATTTTAATAAAATAAAATTTGATAATGGCAAAATTATAAAAGAATCAGTTTTTAAAGATTTCCAGAAGTTAATAAAACGAGAATATAAATGGTATCTTGAGGTTTTAAAATTAGGATATATGGATATTCCTAAAGGAATAATTAAAGATGGTAATAAATTAATTATGGAGAAAATTAATGGAAAAAGTTATTTTGAAATTCAAAATGAAGATGAGATGTTGCAATATACAAAATATTGTTATAGCTCCTTATCTAATCTTCATAATCTAAATAAAGTTCCAATAAAAATAAATTCATTGGAAGAAGTTTACTTAAACAAAACAATTCAAAGAATTGAGTCTGTATTCTCTCTTCTACCAAAAAAAGAATCTAAAATTTTAATTAACAATATAGAATGCATTAATTTGGTTGCTCATAGTAATTGGCGAGATCTACTAAAAGAAAAATTTAAGAGATTATCTTTTATTAGCCACTTTAGACCTATTCACGGAGACCCTACTTTATCCAATAATATCTATAAATCTGATTCTAATTGCGTGAAATTTATTGATCCAAGAGGATATTTCTATGATGAAGGAATTTATGGAGATCCAAGATATGATTTAGCAAAATTGTATTATAGTATTAAAGGAGGATACGACTTTTTTAATAGGAAACTTTTTGATTATGAATACAATGAGAAAGTTTTCAACTTTTCGATATGGAGAAAAGATAATTTATATCTTAAAAGTATAAAATGGCTTGAAAAAAAAATAAAAAATATAGATGACATTAAAATTATTCATTCCTTTATATGGTTAAGCCTAACTGGTTATTGCGTAGATGATTATGATTCAATAATAACTTCCTATTTTATAGGATGTCAGTATTTTTCTCTTCTTAAAAAATGA
- a CDS encoding adenine phosphoribosyltransferase gives MKNNKLKFAIDSYKDFPIEGIVFRDVLPILKNPEVFNFLIKKMSSNNLLKSSDAIIAIDARGFIFGSAISFHLAKPLIVARKPGKLPGEIISKSYDLEYASNSLSIQKNSISDFQTFFIIDDLLATGGTVNCVVDIINSQNKQVTGLSVVIELKDLNAKSKFNFPVESQLIY, from the coding sequence ATGAAAAATAACAAGTTGAAATTTGCAATTGATTCATATAAAGACTTTCCTATAGAAGGGATAGTTTTTAGAGATGTACTTCCAATTTTAAAAAATCCTGAAGTTTTTAATTTTTTAATTAAAAAAATGTCTTCTAATAATCTTCTTAAAAGTTCTGATGCCATAATCGCTATAGATGCTAGAGGTTTTATATTTGGTTCTGCAATATCATTTCACTTGGCCAAGCCATTAATTGTTGCTCGTAAGCCTGGTAAATTGCCAGGTGAAATTATAAGTAAATCATATGATTTGGAATACGCTTCCAACTCATTATCAATTCAGAAAAACTCTATTTCTGACTTTCAAACTTTTTTTATTATTGACGATTTATTAGCAACAGGGGGCACAGTAAATTGTGTTGTAGATATTATAAATTCTCAAAATAAACAAGTAACAGGTTTATCAGTAGTTATAGAACTTAAAGACTTAAATGCAAAATCTAAATTTAATTTCCCTGTAGAATCTCAATTAATTTATTAA
- a CDS encoding 5'-methylthioadenosine/adenosylhomocysteine nucleosidase produces the protein MESINIGLLSAMPEEIGTAIDNLENVTLSEYGDLKIYYGKLKKKIPNYKSVYVTLAWSGWGKVSSARAITRILSGINKVDLILFTGVAGAANKNLNQWDIVIADEVMQHDMDARPIFDKFVLPSLKKAKIKCNNYLIDWIFNSLTNRLNNGSLKKFGVIRKGLIATGDSFISDESVIKRLKDQIPNLEAIEMEGAAVAQVAEQERIPWAIIRVISDSANSNSMIDFDQFLKDYVFYSWELLDCILEDIPKILV, from the coding sequence ATGGAATCTATAAATATAGGTCTGCTTAGCGCAATGCCTGAAGAGATTGGGACTGCTATTGATAACTTAGAGAATGTAACTTTATCTGAATATGGAGATTTAAAAATATACTATGGGAAATTAAAGAAAAAAATTCCAAATTATAAATCTGTATATGTAACTTTAGCTTGGAGTGGATGGGGTAAAGTAAGCTCTGCTAGAGCAATAACAAGAATTCTATCAGGCATTAACAAAGTAGATTTAATCCTTTTTACAGGAGTTGCAGGAGCGGCAAATAAAAATCTAAATCAATGGGATATAGTCATCGCTGATGAAGTAATGCAGCATGATATGGATGCCAGACCAATTTTTGATAAATTTGTTCTACCATCTCTAAAAAAGGCAAAAATAAAGTGTAATAATTATTTGATCGACTGGATTTTTAATTCACTAACAAATCGCTTAAATAATGGCTCTTTAAAAAAATTTGGAGTGATTAGAAAGGGATTAATTGCTACAGGAGATTCATTTATTTCAGATGAAAGTGTAATAAAAAGATTAAAAGATCAAATACCTAACTTAGAAGCTATTGAAATGGAAGGAGCTGCAGTTGCTCAAGTTGCGGAGCAAGAAAGGATTCCCTGGGCAATCATAAGAGTGATTTCAGATAGTGCTAATTCTAATTCTATGATTGACTTTGATCAATTTCTCAAAGATTATGTTTTCTATTCTTGGGAATTATTAGATTGTATATTAGAAGATATTCCAAAGATACTGGTTTGA
- a CDS encoding SIS domain-containing protein, with protein sequence MIHKEKITSSKDISFLNDYWSRYYKILFEARDDKKLIEARDLILNTTDQGGKLIFVGNGASASLASHASTDFTKQAKIKSISFNDHNLITALSNDYGYEKWVEKALSYYAEKRDLVFFISVSGQSKNLINGFHYAKQKNIKTISFTGADKKNLLNTNSDCALWVNSRAYNIVESIHTIWLTLIIDLIVGEAEYSVSS encoded by the coding sequence ATGATACATAAAGAAAAGATAACTTCTAGTAAAGATATTTCTTTCTTAAACGATTATTGGTCTAGATATTACAAGATATTATTCGAAGCAAGAGATGATAAAAAATTGATTGAGGCAAGAGATCTCATTCTTAATACTACCGACCAAGGAGGTAAATTAATATTTGTAGGCAATGGTGCAAGCGCCTCACTTGCAAGTCATGCTTCAACTGACTTTACTAAACAAGCAAAAATAAAATCTATCTCGTTTAATGATCACAATCTTATAACTGCCTTATCAAATGATTATGGATATGAAAAATGGGTAGAAAAAGCACTTTCCTATTATGCGGAGAAAAGAGATCTTGTTTTTTTTATAAGCGTTAGTGGACAATCTAAAAATTTAATCAATGGATTTCATTACGCAAAGCAAAAAAATATTAAAACAATAAGTTTTACAGGCGCAGATAAAAAAAACTTATTAAATACAAATTCTGATTGTGCTCTTTGGGTAAATAGTAGAGCTTATAACATCGTCGAATCAATACATACTATTTGGTTGACCTTAATTATAGATTTAATTGTTGGTGAAGCAGAGTATTCTGTTTCCTCATAA
- a CDS encoding PfkB family carbohydrate kinase yields MTKIYSIKDAYPVKKCSMVYGHFSSFHHGHIRYLNYAKQQGQSLILVLMGDNPKVEKVKLQFNQKERATTIAHLDIVDHIILLEGDELEAAVSIVNPEVLIFGKNHEKEQTQNIKSAIKIHKNNQKEILFHAGEITYSSTNLLDKSLSKIQKDRYKQFRESISRQSLNLEILLSALEKWESTKIIVIGDTIIDQYLACEPLGLSSEAPVIVVKEMNYKNFLGGASIVASHINALGAEAKYISVIGEDDIGNYTQQELNKKGIKTYLIKDKTRPTTFKKRYMVDNQKIFRVSRIEEKKINENIEKKIINILKENIPISDGIVVSDFVYGVITPKILEVIIDLATKYKIPLFGDLQCSSQIGSVTKFKKFTLICPNEKEARIALQDKESGLEVIAQKIIKETNTANLLMKLSHEGFLIYDCNDKTKILRQSFPALSVNPLDVTGAGDSLLAVMATGMSSNQSIMISAALGCCMAGIAVQNMGNRSIDMSQIRDKLIEIFN; encoded by the coding sequence ATGACAAAGATATATTCAATTAAAGATGCTTATCCAGTAAAAAAATGTTCCATGGTATATGGTCATTTCAGTTCTTTTCATCATGGTCATATTAGATATTTAAATTATGCTAAACAACAAGGTCAATCTCTAATATTAGTTCTAATGGGGGATAATCCTAAAGTTGAGAAAGTAAAATTGCAATTTAACCAGAAAGAGAGAGCTACTACCATAGCCCATCTAGATATAGTTGATCATATAATACTTTTAGAAGGTGACGAGTTAGAAGCGGCAGTAAGTATAGTTAATCCAGAAGTTTTAATTTTTGGCAAGAATCATGAAAAAGAACAAACACAAAATATAAAGTCTGCTATCAAAATTCATAAAAATAATCAGAAAGAAATCCTTTTTCATGCTGGGGAAATAACATATTCATCTACAAACCTTTTAGATAAATCTCTGAGTAAAATTCAAAAAGATAGGTATAAACAATTTCGTGAATCTATTTCAAGACAATCTTTAAACCTTGAAATACTTTTGAGTGCTTTAGAAAAATGGGAATCAACTAAAATAATAGTTATCGGGGATACAATTATTGATCAATATCTTGCTTGTGAACCTTTAGGACTAAGTTCAGAAGCGCCAGTAATTGTTGTGAAAGAAATGAATTATAAAAACTTTTTAGGTGGAGCTTCTATTGTCGCGTCTCATATTAATGCACTTGGAGCTGAAGCTAAATATATTTCAGTAATTGGGGAGGATGATATCGGTAATTACACACAGCAAGAGTTGAATAAAAAAGGAATAAAAACTTACTTGATAAAAGATAAGACTAGGCCAACTACATTTAAAAAAAGATATATGGTTGATAATCAAAAAATTTTTAGAGTTAGTAGGATTGAAGAAAAAAAAATAAATGAAAATATTGAAAAAAAGATAATAAACATATTAAAAGAAAACATCCCTATATCTGATGGAATTGTTGTCTCAGACTTTGTTTATGGCGTTATCACCCCAAAAATACTAGAAGTAATAATCGACTTGGCTACGAAATACAAAATACCATTATTTGGTGATTTACAATGTAGTAGTCAGATAGGATCAGTAACGAAATTCAAAAAATTTACATTGATTTGTCCAAATGAAAAAGAAGCTCGTATTGCTCTTCAGGATAAGGAGTCAGGTCTTGAGGTTATAGCACAAAAGATAATAAAGGAAACAAATACTGCCAATCTATTAATGAAGTTAAGTCATGAAGGTTTTTTGATATACGACTGTAATGATAAAACGAAAATATTAAGACAATCATTTCCTGCTCTAAGCGTAAACCCTTTAGACGTTACAGGTGCTGGCGATTCATTGTTGGCAGTTATGGCAACAGGTATGTCTTCAAATCAATCCATAATGATTTCCGCAGCATTGGGTTGTTGCATGGCTGGAATTGCTGTTCAAAATATGGGGAATAGATCAATAGATATGAGTCAAATTAGGGATAAATTAATAGAAATATTTAATTAA
- a CDS encoding nucleotidyltransferase family protein, which produces MTKRVRALILAAGIGSRLKPLTTSIPKCLVKVSGAPVLGRWLKELDRIGTEAVLINTHYKAEKVENYIHDLNYKKMKLSISREKKLLGTAGTLIHNKNFFENSIGILIHADNVTDFDLSLLLKAHYKRSRNAIFTMLTFNSPNPSSSGIVEIDKKGLVKRFHEKIQNPPSNRANAAIYIFEENLFDSLEEPLSNYYDFSLDIIPDFIGKIQTFHTDKPFIDIGTPETLELAKNTFKN; this is translated from the coding sequence ATGACAAAAAGAGTAAGGGCCTTAATTTTAGCAGCAGGAATTGGAAGTAGATTAAAGCCCCTAACCACTAGCATTCCTAAATGTCTTGTTAAAGTATCAGGTGCCCCAGTTTTAGGAAGATGGTTAAAAGAATTAGATAGAATAGGAACAGAAGCAGTTTTGATAAACACGCACTATAAAGCCGAAAAAGTTGAGAATTATATTCATGATTTAAATTATAAAAAAATGAAACTATCTATTTCTAGAGAAAAAAAATTGCTTGGAACTGCTGGCACTCTTATTCATAATAAAAATTTTTTCGAAAATTCAATTGGAATTTTGATTCATGCTGATAATGTAACAGACTTTGATTTATCTCTACTCTTAAAAGCACACTATAAAAGGTCGCGCAATGCAATTTTTACTATGCTTACATTTAATAGCCCTAATCCATCTTCAAGTGGGATAGTAGAAATAGATAAGAAAGGTTTAGTAAAGAGATTTCATGAAAAAATTCAAAATCCTCCATCCAATAGAGCAAATGCTGCTATTTATATATTTGAAGAAAATTTATTCGATTCTCTTGAAGAACCACTATCAAATTATTATGATTTTAGCTTAGATATTATCCCAGATTTTATTGGCAAAATACAAACATTTCATACTGATAAGCCATTTATTGATATTGGAACTCCTGAGACTTTAGAATTAGCTAAAAATACTTTTAAAAATTAA